A region of Piscinibacter gummiphilus DNA encodes the following proteins:
- a CDS encoding AraC family transcriptional regulator: protein MERSVPLSDAVNRLWLPRVSLASCVRAVFSRDTTGIDLPDEARYNYFPLTPLCSISWFFEGECHVQPFSAAPRGPAVAAPLSRIVVAGPFDRPSLSWNPGPGHGMMLMLMPDAFRALTGVQPADLVNRFADAHELLPEAWCRMCRDVLAAPDDDTRVALLEDFLDPLWQAARPETSAPGRRYHDWTQAIAMRAATSGLGRSARQVERRIKEWTGQPLRSLRGISRAERAFLDGLAAPQHQAVNMAELAVESGYADQSHMCRESKRITGFAPDELRRRTRDDEAFWVYRIWQ from the coding sequence ATGGAACGTTCCGTGCCCCTGTCCGACGCGGTGAATCGTCTCTGGCTGCCCCGGGTGTCCCTGGCGTCCTGTGTCCGGGCCGTCTTCAGCCGCGATACCACCGGCATCGACCTCCCCGACGAGGCCCGGTACAACTACTTCCCGCTGACGCCGCTGTGCAGCATCAGCTGGTTCTTCGAGGGCGAGTGCCACGTGCAGCCGTTCTCGGCCGCGCCGCGTGGCCCCGCGGTGGCCGCGCCGCTCTCGCGCATCGTCGTCGCGGGGCCGTTCGACCGGCCCTCGCTGTCGTGGAACCCGGGTCCTGGCCACGGGATGATGCTCATGCTGATGCCCGATGCGTTCCGCGCGTTGACGGGCGTGCAACCCGCCGACCTCGTCAACCGCTTCGCCGACGCGCACGAGTTGCTCCCCGAGGCCTGGTGCCGGATGTGCCGCGACGTGCTGGCCGCGCCGGACGACGACACGCGCGTCGCCCTGCTCGAAGACTTCCTCGACCCGCTGTGGCAGGCCGCTCGCCCCGAGACGTCCGCTCCGGGCCGCCGGTACCACGACTGGACGCAGGCCATCGCCATGCGCGCCGCCACGTCCGGCCTCGGCCGCAGCGCGCGGCAGGTCGAGCGGCGCATCAAGGAGTGGACCGGGCAGCCCCTGCGCTCGCTGCGGGGCATCAGCCGCGCGGAGCGGGCCTTCCTCGACGGGCTCGCGGCGCCGCAGCACCAGGCCGTCAACATGGCCGAGCTCGCGGTGGAGTCCGGGTACGCGGACCAGTCGCACATGTGCCGGGAATCGAAGCGCATCACGGGCTTCGCACCCGACGAGCTGCGCCGGCGCACGCGCGACGACGAGGCGTTCTGGGTCTACAGGATCTGGCAGTGA
- a CDS encoding complex I 51 kDa subunit family protein — MDPTLNQVLMKPEARVGADLAAWLALGGGEGLANAARDPRAIVPLIADADLRGMGGAGFPTHRKWAPVAAGPAGDKYVICNGNEDEPGTFKDRFLLEHTPHAVIEGALIAAVATGANHVVLYVNPHEKQAIAAVGEAVRQWRDLGHLAPVEAAIGGSLSLELVPSSGLYIGGEETAVISTVEGGFPFPRRKPPYPAQSGVHGKPTLVNNTETFAHVPGILRHGAAWYRNLGLGDASGTKLYSLSGDVLRPGLYELPMGTRLDALVFDHGGGLLMGRAFKAVFTGGPSNTLLTKNHLDVALDFESVRARGSRLGTGAMIVVSEGTSIVRKVAEYVDFFSHGSCGQCPPCKGGTYQLTRLLNRIDTGRGVRADLAALENLCGLLPGSGRCGLVDGAVTVVASSLQQFRGEYEALLIG, encoded by the coding sequence ATGGACCCCACGTTGAACCAGGTGCTGATGAAACCGGAGGCGCGGGTCGGCGCCGACCTCGCGGCCTGGCTCGCGCTGGGCGGTGGCGAAGGACTCGCCAACGCCGCGCGCGACCCGCGGGCCATCGTCCCGCTGATCGCCGACGCGGACCTGCGCGGCATGGGCGGCGCCGGTTTCCCCACCCACCGCAAGTGGGCGCCGGTGGCCGCCGGGCCCGCGGGGGACAAGTACGTGATCTGCAACGGCAACGAGGACGAACCCGGCACGTTCAAGGACCGGTTCCTGCTCGAACACACGCCGCACGCGGTGATCGAAGGCGCGCTCATCGCGGCGGTGGCCACCGGGGCGAACCACGTGGTGCTGTACGTCAACCCCCACGAGAAGCAGGCCATCGCCGCCGTGGGCGAGGCCGTGCGGCAATGGCGGGACCTCGGGCACCTCGCCCCGGTCGAAGCCGCGATCGGGGGCTCGCTGTCGCTGGAACTCGTCCCCAGCTCGGGCCTCTACATCGGCGGCGAGGAGACCGCGGTGATCTCGACGGTCGAGGGCGGCTTCCCGTTCCCGCGCCGCAAGCCGCCCTATCCCGCGCAGAGTGGCGTCCACGGCAAACCCACCCTGGTGAACAACACCGAGACCTTCGCCCACGTGCCCGGCATCCTGCGCCACGGCGCCGCGTGGTACCGGAACCTGGGCCTGGGCGACGCGAGCGGCACCAAGCTCTACTCGCTGTCGGGCGACGTGCTGCGTCCCGGCCTGTACGAACTGCCGATGGGCACCCGCCTCGACGCGCTCGTGTTCGACCACGGCGGCGGTTTGCTGATGGGCCGGGCGTTCAAGGCGGTGTTCACGGGCGGCCCGTCGAACACGCTGCTCACGAAAAACCACCTCGACGTCGCCCTCGACTTCGAATCGGTGCGCGCCCGCGGCTCGCGACTGGGCACCGGCGCGATGATCGTCGTGTCCGAGGGCACGAGCATCGTCCGCAAGGTCGCCGAGTACGTCGACTTCTTCTCGCACGGCTCGTGCGGCCAGTGCCCCCCGTGCAAGGGCGGCACCTACCAGCTCACCCGGCTGCTCAACCGCATCGACACCGGCCGCGGCGTGCGCGCCGACCTCGCCGCGCTCGAGAACCTCTGCGGCCTGCTGCCCGGCAGCGGGCGCTGCGGCCTCGTCGACGGAGCGGTGACGGTGGTGGCGAGTTCGCTGCAGCAGTTCAGGGGCGAGTACGAGGCGTTGCTGATCGGTTGA
- a CDS encoding FAD-binding protein, whose protein sequence is MASGIPYDLARQRWQVGATPPKRADEVSVPDLLKGYHPDHGPRARVSLAVGVNRGDPCQPDFAAHLQANALIDDVHIAGAQLVTTDVLVIGGGGGGCAAALTAAKDGARVILATKLRLGDSNTVMAEGGIQAAVGADDSPQRHFEDTLRAGHFCGEPELVAQMAMDGPAVIRWLIELGMMFDLEDDDRPLGGKLLRKKPGGATAARILSYRDYTGLEMMRVLREAVELEPGITLWNRCPVVELLSDDHGRCAGAVVYNLEWRCFVLVRARSVIMATGGAGRLHLNQFPTSNHYGATGDGLVLAYRIGARLRELDSFQYHPTGIAYPRHLAGGLISEAARSAGATLINGEGERFVDELQPRDVVAAAILRECAEGRGIERGGQVGVFLDTPSLEKANPGILAKRLVTLRHLAKKCGHDAAQEPFLVYPTLHYQNGGVAIDRHGATGTPGLYAVGELAGGIHGRNRLMGNALLDIVSVGRRAGAAAAAQPADGGTLWGRAGIGHVHAWQRELTLAGLPLDVKAPQLFPTYAHFDLGADAGLGAGMPAHGVGGIR, encoded by the coding sequence ATGGCCTCCGGCATTCCCTACGACCTCGCGCGCCAGCGCTGGCAGGTGGGCGCGACCCCGCCGAAGCGCGCGGACGAGGTGTCCGTCCCCGACCTGCTCAAGGGCTACCACCCCGACCACGGGCCGCGCGCGCGGGTCAGCCTCGCCGTCGGGGTGAACCGCGGCGACCCCTGCCAACCCGACTTCGCGGCCCACCTGCAGGCCAACGCGCTGATCGACGACGTCCACATCGCCGGCGCCCAGCTGGTGACCACCGACGTGCTCGTCATCGGCGGCGGGGGCGGCGGCTGCGCGGCGGCGCTCACGGCCGCGAAGGACGGCGCGCGCGTGATCCTCGCGACGAAGCTGCGCCTGGGCGACAGCAACACCGTGATGGCCGAGGGGGGCATCCAGGCGGCGGTGGGCGCGGACGACAGCCCCCAGCGCCACTTCGAGGACACGCTGCGGGCCGGCCACTTCTGCGGCGAGCCGGAGCTGGTGGCCCAGATGGCGATGGATGGCCCCGCCGTCATCCGCTGGCTCATCGAGCTGGGCATGATGTTCGACCTGGAGGACGACGACCGGCCGCTGGGCGGCAAGCTGCTGCGGAAGAAGCCGGGCGGCGCGACGGCCGCGCGCATCCTCTCGTACCGCGACTACACCGGCCTCGAGATGATGCGGGTGCTGCGCGAGGCGGTCGAGCTGGAGCCGGGCATCACGCTGTGGAACCGCTGCCCCGTCGTCGAGCTGCTGTCCGACGACCATGGCCGCTGCGCCGGGGCCGTGGTCTACAACCTCGAGTGGCGCTGCTTCGTCTTGGTCCGCGCGCGTTCGGTGATCATGGCCACCGGCGGCGCCGGCCGGCTGCACCTGAACCAGTTCCCCACGTCCAACCACTACGGCGCCACCGGCGACGGCCTCGTGCTGGCCTACCGCATCGGCGCGCGCCTGCGCGAGCTCGACTCGTTCCAGTACCACCCGACCGGCATCGCGTACCCCCGCCACCTCGCGGGCGGCCTGATCTCGGAGGCGGCGCGGTCCGCCGGCGCCACGCTGATCAACGGCGAGGGCGAACGTTTCGTCGACGAACTGCAGCCGCGCGACGTGGTGGCCGCCGCGATCCTGCGCGAGTGCGCGGAGGGCCGGGGCATCGAGCGGGGTGGCCAGGTCGGGGTCTTCCTCGACACACCGTCGCTCGAAAAGGCGAACCCCGGCATCCTGGCCAAGCGCCTCGTGACGCTCCGCCACCTCGCGAAGAAGTGCGGCCACGACGCGGCGCAAGAGCCCTTCCTCGTGTATCCCACGCTGCACTACCAGAACGGCGGTGTCGCCATCGACCGGCACGGCGCCACCGGCACGCCGGGCCTCTACGCCGTGGGCGAACTCGCCGGCGGCATCCACGGCCGCAACCGGCTGATGGGCAACGCGCTGCTCGACATCGTCAGCGTGGGCCGCCGCGCCGGCGCCGCGGCCGCGGCGCAGCCGGCGGACGGCGGCACGCTGTGGGGCCGGGCCGGCATCGGCCACGTGCACGCCTGGCAGCGCGAACTCACGCTGGCGGGCCTGCCGCTCGACGTCAAGGCGCCCCAGCTTTTCCCCACCTACGCCCACTTCGACCTGGGCGCCGATGCCGGCCTGGGCGCCGGCATGCCGGCCCATGGCGTCGGCGGCATTCGCTGA
- a CDS encoding alpha/beta fold hydrolase, translating into MNAIGIEPTDGPARRTLLIGGGAAALTAASTAMSPARAAKAGGPGKQQPQGGSPYVTTKDGVQLYVKDWGPRDGQPIVFSHGWPLSSDSWDGQMKFLADQGYRVVAHDRRGHGRSSQPWDGHDMDHYADDLAAVVDALKLPRAIHVGFSTGGGEVTRYIGRHGTKRVAKVVLVSAVPPLMVKGPTNPNGVPVEVFDGTRTALEANRSQLFRDIPSGPFYGFNRPGAKPSQGLIDSWWMQGMQGSHKATFDSIKAFSETDFRDDLKKFDVPTLVVHGDDDQIVPIDVSGRLTATLVKGAKLIVYPGAPHGLTQTHMDRLNADLLAFIRG; encoded by the coding sequence ATGAACGCAATCGGCATCGAACCCACGGACGGCCCCGCACGCCGGACCCTGCTCATCGGCGGCGGCGCAGCCGCGCTCACCGCCGCCTCGACGGCCATGTCGCCGGCCCGCGCCGCGAAGGCCGGCGGCCCGGGCAAGCAGCAGCCGCAAGGCGGCTCGCCCTACGTCACGACGAAGGACGGCGTGCAGCTGTACGTCAAGGACTGGGGCCCGCGCGACGGCCAGCCCATCGTCTTCAGCCACGGCTGGCCGCTCAGCTCGGACAGCTGGGACGGGCAGATGAAGTTCCTCGCCGACCAGGGCTACCGCGTGGTCGCGCACGATCGCCGGGGCCACGGCCGCTCGAGCCAGCCGTGGGACGGCCACGACATGGACCACTATGCCGACGACCTCGCCGCGGTGGTCGACGCGCTGAAGCTGCCCCGCGCCATCCACGTGGGCTTCTCGACCGGTGGGGGCGAGGTCACGCGCTACATCGGGCGCCACGGCACGAAGCGGGTCGCCAAGGTCGTGCTGGTGTCGGCCGTGCCGCCGCTGATGGTCAAGGGCCCGACCAACCCGAACGGCGTGCCCGTCGAGGTGTTCGACGGCACGCGCACCGCGCTCGAGGCCAACCGCTCGCAGCTCTTCCGCGACATCCCGAGCGGCCCGTTCTACGGCTTCAACCGTCCGGGCGCGAAACCGTCGCAAGGCCTGATCGACAGCTGGTGGATGCAGGGCATGCAGGGCAGCCACAAGGCCACGTTCGATTCGATCAAGGCGTTCTCGGAGACCGACTTCCGCGACGACCTGAAGAAGTTCGACGTGCCGACGCTCGTGGTCCACGGCGACGACGACCAGATCGTGCCGATCGACGTGTCCGGCCGCCTGACCGCGACCCTCGTGAAAGGCGCGAAGCTGATCGTCTACCCCGGCGCACCGCACGGCCTCACGCAGACGCACATGGACCGCCTGAACGCGGACCTGCTCGCGTTCATCCGCGGCTGA
- a CDS encoding alpha/beta fold hydrolase yields MFRIVMSSLLVLLSLIAIAGPARSAGPAGSRPTVVLVHGAFADASSWNAVATRLVHAGYPVVAVANPLRGVAHDASYTARVLDAIQGPVVLVGHSYGGSVISTAAVDKPQVKALVFVSAFAPEAGESAATLSNKFPGSTLGQALAAPVPQEAGVADLYIRTDKFWQQFAADVPQAEAVLMAVGQRPITDAALGEANTGTAWKTVPSWFVYGTGDRNIPPAALAWMAERAQSKRTVAIPGASHVPQVSHAREVAALIEAAAR; encoded by the coding sequence ATGTTCCGCATCGTCATGTCCTCGCTCCTGGTGCTCCTGAGCCTCATCGCCATCGCCGGTCCGGCCCGCTCGGCCGGCCCCGCGGGTTCCCGTCCCACCGTGGTGCTCGTCCACGGCGCCTTCGCCGACGCGTCCAGCTGGAACGCCGTCGCCACCCGCCTGGTCCACGCCGGCTACCCCGTGGTCGCGGTGGCCAACCCCTTGCGCGGGGTGGCTCACGACGCGAGCTACACGGCACGCGTGCTCGACGCCATCCAGGGCCCCGTCGTGCTCGTGGGCCATTCGTACGGCGGTTCCGTGATCAGCACGGCCGCGGTCGACAAGCCGCAGGTCAAGGCCCTGGTGTTCGTTTCGGCCTTCGCACCCGAAGCGGGCGAAAGCGCCGCCACGCTGTCGAACAAGTTCCCGGGCAGCACGCTGGGCCAGGCCCTCGCCGCACCGGTGCCGCAGGAGGCCGGCGTGGCCGACCTCTACATCCGCACGGACAAGTTCTGGCAGCAGTTCGCCGCCGACGTGCCCCAGGCGGAGGCCGTGCTGATGGCCGTGGGCCAGCGCCCCATCACCGACGCGGCCCTCGGCGAGGCGAACACGGGCACGGCGTGGAAGACCGTGCCGTCCTGGTTCGTCTACGGCACCGGCGACCGCAACATCCCGCCCGCGGCGCTCGCGTGGATGGCCGAGCGCGCGCAGTCGAAGCGCACCGTCGCGATCCCCGGCGCGTCCCACGTGCCGCAGGTGAGCCACGCCCGCGAAGTGGCGGCCCTGATCGAGGCAGCCGCCCGCTGA
- a CDS encoding DMT family transporter has translation MSSRPEALPAGLAPRTRATLCVLAAMVCFATYDALSKHLAGTYPVTELLWVRYATHAGLMLVVFGPAMGLRLVKTSQPVAQVLRALLLVAVTFLFMNGLKYIRLAEATAINFLAPLLVTALSAPLLKERVPLRSWIAVLAGFTGVLLIVRPGAGMNAGMLFPLGSAVCYSLYQIMTRRFVGAEHPLTTHFILGSVGLVVTTFTWQPSWVMPDPGHVPLMVGLGLTTGLGHFLLIKAFEHISPATAAPFTYTHLVWAVVLGFVLFGEVPGPLSVLGILTIATGGLLNVLGARAKGR, from the coding sequence GTGAGCAGCCGGCCGGAGGCACTCCCGGCGGGCCTCGCCCCCCGCACGCGGGCCACGCTGTGTGTCCTGGCGGCGATGGTGTGTTTCGCCACCTACGACGCGCTCTCGAAGCACCTGGCCGGCACGTACCCCGTGACCGAACTGCTGTGGGTTCGGTACGCCACCCACGCGGGCCTCATGCTCGTGGTGTTCGGGCCGGCGATGGGGCTGCGCCTCGTCAAGACGTCCCAGCCGGTCGCGCAGGTCCTGCGGGCCCTGCTGCTCGTGGCCGTGACCTTCCTGTTCATGAACGGGCTGAAGTACATCCGCCTCGCCGAGGCCACGGCCATCAACTTCCTGGCGCCGCTGCTGGTGACGGCCTTGTCCGCGCCGCTGCTGAAGGAGCGTGTGCCGCTGCGTTCATGGATCGCCGTGCTCGCCGGCTTCACCGGGGTCCTGCTGATCGTCCGGCCCGGTGCGGGGATGAACGCCGGCATGCTGTTCCCGCTGGGTTCGGCGGTGTGCTACAGCCTCTATCAGATCATGACCCGCCGCTTCGTCGGCGCGGAACATCCGCTGACCACGCACTTCATCCTCGGTTCGGTGGGCCTGGTGGTGACGACCTTCACCTGGCAGCCGAGCTGGGTGATGCCCGATCCGGGGCACGTGCCGCTGATGGTGGGCCTCGGCCTCACGACCGGCCTCGGCCATTTCCTGCTCATCAAGGCCTTCGAGCACATCAGCCCGGCCACCGCGGCGCCGTTCACGTACACCCACCTCGTCTGGGCCGTGGTGCTGGGTTTCGTCCTCTTCGGCGAGGTGCCTGGCCCGTTGTCGGTCCTGGGCATCCTGACGATCGCGACCGGCGGGCTCCTCAACGTGCTGGGCGCACGGGCGAAGGGGCGCTGA
- a CDS encoding acyloxyacyl hydrolase — protein sequence MIQHPASRPRLAGALLCAFAASAQAGDLCPRTGDRSAWCPSAVFGQVGLGQDVAAVVAGATWAWRWTRAFDVGEATGHWEASFGRWEGLGANGGSAWVTQLGVTPVLRLHPKAWEHGLFAEVGIGVNLLAPVYRSEDKQFSTVFNFGDHLAVGRRFPSGAELSLRIQHFSNAGIRHPNPGENFVQVRYAWPLNRSATPRTRP from the coding sequence ATGATCCAGCATCCGGCCTCGCGGCCGCGTCTTGCCGGCGCGCTGCTGTGCGCGTTCGCCGCCTCGGCCCAGGCCGGGGACCTCTGCCCACGCACTGGAGACCGTTCCGCGTGGTGTCCGTCCGCCGTGTTCGGCCAGGTCGGCCTGGGCCAGGATGTCGCCGCCGTGGTGGCCGGTGCCACGTGGGCCTGGCGCTGGACCCGCGCGTTCGACGTGGGCGAGGCAACCGGCCACTGGGAGGCGTCGTTCGGGCGCTGGGAGGGACTCGGTGCCAACGGCGGTTCCGCGTGGGTGACCCAGCTCGGCGTGACACCCGTGCTGCGCCTGCACCCGAAGGCCTGGGAGCACGGCCTGTTCGCCGAGGTCGGCATTGGCGTGAACCTGCTCGCGCCCGTCTACCGCAGCGAGGACAAGCAGTTCAGCACCGTTTTCAACTTCGGCGACCACCTCGCGGTGGGCCGGCGGTTCCCGAGCGGCGCCGAGCTGTCCCTGCGGATCCAGCACTTCTCCAACGCGGGGATCCGGCATCCGAACCCGGGCGAGAACTTCGTGCAGGTGCGGTATGCGTGGCCGCTCAACCGATCAGCAACGCCTCGTACTCGCCCCTGA
- a CDS encoding 4Fe-4S dicluster domain-containing protein, whose product MVQLSVEGCPLQVPATSSILQAMVAAGQTLVEGVGCMGQGVCGSCRVLVRRTGDSEVRTALACETLVEEGMQVAFLEYFTPAARHRYRMDELGDSWDALARIGEVFPEAEHCRHCGGCDRACPKGLDVQRGVNQAVAGEMAASAHVFDECVMCNLCTLACPEHIRPNHLGLFVRRMLASRSLRPSDLLRRLQEIERGEPAIDFDAPGARPPV is encoded by the coding sequence ATCGTCCAGCTGAGTGTCGAAGGCTGCCCACTGCAGGTGCCGGCCACCAGTTCGATCCTGCAGGCCATGGTGGCCGCGGGGCAGACGCTGGTCGAAGGCGTGGGCTGCATGGGCCAGGGGGTCTGCGGCTCGTGCCGGGTGCTGGTGCGGCGCACCGGGGACTCCGAGGTGCGCACGGCGCTCGCCTGCGAGACCCTCGTGGAAGAGGGCATGCAGGTCGCCTTCCTCGAGTACTTCACCCCGGCCGCCCGCCACCGCTACCGCATGGACGAGCTGGGCGACAGCTGGGACGCGCTCGCCCGCATCGGCGAGGTGTTCCCCGAGGCCGAGCACTGCCGCCACTGCGGCGGCTGCGACCGCGCCTGTCCGAAGGGGCTCGACGTGCAGCGCGGCGTGAACCAGGCCGTGGCCGGCGAGATGGCCGCGTCCGCCCACGTGTTCGACGAATGCGTGATGTGCAACCTGTGCACGCTGGCCTGTCCCGAACACATCCGGCCCAACCACCTCGGGCTCTTCGTGCGGCGCATGCTCGCCTCGCGCTCGCTGCGCCCGTCGGACCTGCTGCGCCGGCTGCAGGAGATCGAACGCGGCGAACCGGCGATCGACTTCGACGCGCCCGGTGCGCGTCCGCCGGTCTGA
- a CDS encoding DoxX family protein, whose translation MRTTSFIPVDLHPPEETAHGLQQTLTLAGRILLAWIFLSSGLEKLGALQGTAEAIASTGLPLEFPLAVLVAVFEVTAAAALVVGWYTRAAALALALFTVAASFLFHAYWQVPPAQQHVQQLLFLKNLAITGGLLSVGAFGPGGWSVDARRAR comes from the coding sequence ATGCGCACCACCTCCTTCATTCCCGTGGACCTCCACCCACCGGAGGAAACCGCCCACGGCCTGCAGCAGACGCTCACGCTGGCCGGTCGCATCCTGCTGGCGTGGATCTTCCTCAGCTCCGGCCTGGAGAAGCTCGGCGCGCTGCAAGGCACCGCCGAGGCGATCGCCTCGACCGGGCTGCCGCTCGAGTTTCCGCTCGCGGTGCTCGTGGCGGTGTTCGAGGTGACGGCCGCCGCCGCCCTCGTGGTCGGCTGGTACACCCGCGCAGCGGCACTGGCGCTCGCGCTCTTCACCGTTGCCGCGAGCTTCCTCTTCCATGCGTACTGGCAGGTCCCGCCCGCGCAGCAGCACGTGCAGCAGCTGCTGTTCCTGAAGAACCTCGCCATCACCGGCGGGCTCCTGTCCGTGGGCGCCTTCGGCCCCGGCGGCTGGAGTGTCGACGCGCGGCGGGCCCGATAG
- a CDS encoding DASS family sodium-coupled anion symporter, with translation MLAKLTAMFRYFNGAVPFRLIPAIITTVVLVVLLLIPAPEGLKPEAWTLVAIFLTTIVAIILKVMPIGVMALMAIVIVSLAEVTSNTSKGAIADALSSFDSPLIWLIVAAILISRGLKKTGLGQRMGLMFISVLGKRTVGIGYGLAICDLVLAPFTPSNTSRGGGIVHPIMKSIANAFDSDPEKGTEGKVGTYLALVNYHANTITSGMFVTATAPNPLVIDYVAKATNSNISLTWTTWALCMVVPGLLCLLAMPLVIYLLSPPELKQTPDAIDYARGELKRMGPVSPKEKVMMGTFGLLLVLWANVPEMIFGPAWNLDPTVVAFLGVFALIITGTIDWDDVLSEKAAWDTLIWFGALVMLAEQLNKLGVIKWFSEGMRDTIAASGIGWGGTAAILVLAFVYSHYLFASTTAHVSAMMLAFLTVGVHLLPPEYVGLFVLMMVAGSTIMMTLTHYATGTSPIVFGSGYVTLGVWWRVGFIMSVLELLVFTFIGGAWWKVLGFW, from the coding sequence ATGCTCGCGAAACTGACGGCGATGTTCCGCTACTTCAACGGGGCGGTGCCCTTCCGCCTGATCCCGGCCATCATCACGACGGTGGTGCTCGTCGTGCTGCTGCTGATCCCCGCGCCGGAGGGGCTCAAGCCCGAGGCGTGGACGCTGGTCGCGATCTTCCTGACCACCATCGTCGCCATCATCCTGAAGGTGATGCCCATCGGCGTGATGGCACTGATGGCCATCGTCATCGTCTCGCTGGCGGAGGTGACGTCCAACACCTCCAAGGGCGCGATCGCCGACGCGCTCAGCAGCTTCGACAGCCCGCTCATCTGGCTGATCGTCGCGGCCATCCTGATCTCCCGCGGCCTCAAGAAGACCGGCCTCGGCCAGCGCATGGGCCTGATGTTCATCTCGGTGCTGGGCAAGCGCACGGTGGGCATCGGCTACGGCCTGGCCATCTGCGACCTGGTGCTGGCCCCGTTCACGCCCAGCAACACGTCCCGCGGCGGCGGCATCGTGCACCCCATCATGAAGTCGATCGCGAACGCGTTCGACTCGGATCCCGAAAAGGGCACCGAAGGCAAGGTCGGCACGTACCTGGCGCTGGTGAACTATCACGCGAACACCATCACCTCGGGCATGTTCGTCACCGCCACGGCCCCGAACCCGCTGGTGATCGACTACGTGGCCAAGGCCACCAACTCGAACATCAGCCTCACCTGGACCACCTGGGCGCTGTGCATGGTGGTGCCCGGCCTGCTGTGCCTGCTGGCGATGCCGCTCGTGATCTACCTGCTGTCGCCGCCGGAGCTCAAGCAGACCCCCGACGCCATCGACTACGCCCGCGGCGAACTGAAGCGCATGGGCCCCGTGTCACCGAAGGAGAAGGTGATGATGGGCACCTTCGGGCTGCTGCTGGTGCTGTGGGCGAACGTCCCGGAGATGATCTTCGGCCCGGCCTGGAACCTCGACCCCACCGTGGTCGCCTTCCTCGGCGTGTTCGCGCTGATCATCACCGGCACCATCGACTGGGACGACGTGCTGTCCGAGAAGGCGGCCTGGGACACGCTGATCTGGTTCGGCGCCCTCGTGATGCTGGCCGAGCAGCTGAACAAGCTCGGGGTCATCAAGTGGTTCTCCGAGGGCATGCGCGACACCATCGCCGCCAGCGGCATCGGCTGGGGCGGCACCGCGGCCATCCTCGTGCTGGCCTTCGTCTACTCGCACTACCTGTTCGCCAGCACCACGGCCCACGTCAGCGCGATGATGCTCGCCTTCCTGACCGTGGGCGTGCACCTGCTGCCGCCCGAGTACGTGGGCCTCTTCGTGCTGATGATGGTGGCTGGCTCCACCATCATGATGACGCTGACCCACTACGCCACCGGCACCTCGCCGATCGTGTTCGGCAGCGGCTACGTGACCCTGGGCGTGTGGTGGCGCGTCGGCTTCATCATGAGCGTGCTGGAACTGCTCGTCTTCACCTTCATCGGTGGCGCGTGGTGGAAGGTGCTCGGGTTCTGGTGA